One Mangifera indica cultivar Alphonso chromosome 4, CATAS_Mindica_2.1, whole genome shotgun sequence genomic region harbors:
- the LOC123215006 gene encoding transcription factor PRE6-like, translating to MSSSRSRSRQSGVSRITDDQISDLVSKLQQLIPEIRARRSEKVSASKILQETCDYIRSLHREVDDLSDRLSALLASTDNNSAEAAIIRSLLM from the exons ATGTCAAGCAGCAGGTCACGTTCGAGACAGTCGGGAGTTTCGAGGATCACTGATGATCAGATCAGTGATCTTGTTTCAAAACTGCAACAGCTTATTCCTGAGATTCGGGCTCGGCGCTCAGAAAAG GTATCAGCTTCTAAGATTCTACAGGAGACTTGTGACTATATTAGAAGCTTACACAGAGAGGTTGATGATCTAAGCGACCGTTTATCGGCGCTGTTGGCTTCAACTGACAATAATAGTGCTGAAGCAGCCATAATTAGGAGTTTACTTATGTAA